TGCAAAAGCTTAAAGCGGGGGCATCCATTGCACTTGTTACAGATTCGGGCACTCCGTCCATATCTGACCCGGGTTATTGTCTCGTCAGGGCTGCTATCCAGGAGGCAGTTCCTGTGGTGCCGATACCGGGGGCGTCGGCAGTTGTCACTGCATTGAGTGTGTGTGGCCTTCCCACGGATAGTTACGTTTTTGTCGGCTTTGTTTCAAGGAAATCAGGCAAACGTAAACTACTGCTGGACCGTCTAGCACTGGAGCCGAGTACCCTCATTTTCTATGAATCGCCCAAAAGACTCCTCGACCTGATGAGAGAGATTCTCGATGTCATGGGAAACCGTGAGGCTGTGGTGGCACGTGAACTGACCAAGCTCCACGAGGAAGTCCTGAGGGGGCCGTTGAACACGATGGTGAAAGAAATATCAGCGCGTCTTTCTCTGAAGGGTGAATGCACTTTGCTTGTGTCAGGATGGCATAAGGCAGGGGAAGTAGACCTGGAGACCATACGGAATCACCTGAGACGGCTGGGTATGGAGAAAGCTCTTTCCCTTTCTGACCGAGCGAAAGAGGTGGCCAGAAAATACAGCCTTTCCAGGAAAGTCGTCTATGAGGAGGCATTAAAGCTTGAAAAAGAGGGTTGACCTGCCACTAACTTCTCCATTATATGGAGTAACGTCAACTGAAATACTAAAGTGCCTAAGAATGCCTTGTGCCCGGATCTTTACCAGAGGGGTAAGCAGGGGAACAGCATGCCCATTTATGAATTCTATTGCAAGGACTGCAACACCATATTTAGCTTCTTCTCAAAGTCTGTGAACACTACCAAGCTGCCACTGTGTCCAGGGTGTAAACGAATGAAACTTGAAAGGCAGATGTCAACTTTTGCCAGGCTCACGGGGGCGCAGGACGAGGGTGAGACGGATGATTTGCCTATTGATGAGGCCAAGATGGAAAGGGCTATGGACATGTTGGCCCGGGAGGCTGAGGGAATCAACGAGGATGACCCGCGCCAAGCTGCCAGATTGATGCGCAAGCTTACGGATGCCACAGGAGCTAGCCTGGGCCCTGGCATGGAGGAGGCCCTGAAACGGCTGGAAGCCGGGGAAGATCCCGAGCAGATTGAAGCGGAACTGGGTGATATCATGGAAGAAGAGGAGCCGTTCATGTTCGGAGGAAAGAAAGGCAAGAGGGTCAAAGGGGGCAGGCCCCGTCACGATGAAACACTGTATGAACTCTGAAGTAACTGAACGTGGGGGCGATGCCCCTAAGTTCATTGTATAGAGTTTCATCAAGACCGGAACAGCGAAACGACTGGGAAATGGGCTCAATAGGAATACTGCAATGACTACGGAACAGGTTATATTGCAAAGCCCAGACATTGACCGGATTTTGGCCCGGATGGCCTACGAAATCCTGGAAAAGCACAGGGGCGCTAAGAACTTGGTGATCATTGGCATCAGGACTGGCGGGGTTTTTTTGGCCGATCGCATGGCAGCAAGGATTCTCTCGTTTGACGGCACGAACATCCCCCGTGGCGATCTTGATATCACCCTCTACAGGGATGATTGGACCCGCATAGGACATCAGCCCATTGTACAAAAGACGGAGTTGCCTTTCTCTTTGGATGGCAAACAGGTGATCCTGGTGGATGATGTCCTATTTACCGGTCGCACGGTCCGCGCAGCCATGGATGCTCTCATGGATTTTGGCCGTCCGGATCGAATCGAACTCGCTGTTCTGGTGGACCGCGGTCACCGCGAGTTGCCAATTGAAGCCAATTATGTGGGTAAGCACGTTGAAACAATCCATGACACCATGGTCAATGTGTATCTGAAAGAGAAGGCGGGACGCGACGAAGTCACGGTCACTTCACAATGAGAGGAGGCCAAAAGGCTGTCCACTGAAAGGGGAAGTTCCAGATGAGAAGTGCGTGGAGTGCCGGCACAGCAGCGAGCTATCGATTTTTTCTTTTTTCATGTTGACAAACATCGTTTTTTCATATAAAGACCATGGGCTAGATATCAACAGGGATTAACTGGTTAACAGTAAAGATATTAACTAGAGAAAAGGAGGGCGTTGGCATGCCGGAGATTGAATTTGCAGGAAAAACCTTTAATGTGGATGAGGATGGTTTTATTGATGATTTCGGTAATTGGTGCCCGGAATGGGTTCAATACGTGAAATCGACAGAGGGGATTGAAGAACTGAACGATGAGCACTGGAAGTGCGTGACCTTTTTGCAGGATTATTACAAGAAAAACGGGATTGCTCCTATGGTTCGGGTCTTCTCCAAGGTGACTGGTTACAAACTGAAACACATTTACGAACTGTTTCCTTCTGGACCTGGCAAAGGCGCATGTAAGATGGCGGGTCTTCCCAAGCCGACCGGCTGCGTCTAAGGAAGAGGTTCTGATCCTGCAACACAATTCGAACGTTCGAAAAAAAGAGGCTTTGCTATGCAGCGGGGCCTCTTTTTTTTAAGCAAGGAGTCTGGGGCCGCCAGGAATTATTTCCTTTGAAAAGAAGATTTTGTTGACATATAATTTTATAATGTGATATAAAATAATTATTCATGGTAGTTAGTTGTATGGTTTTGTCGCCAGGCACCTTTGGGTTAGGCGAAGTGTCAGATTGGGATAGGAATTTTGCGAAGTAAAATAAGATGCCAACAAGGTCCACAGGTCTTGTTGGCTTTTTTTTCGTCAGATCCATATCCCGGCTAAATAATATTGTGAAAGGAGGGATATGGTCATGGCAGAAGGCACCGTAAAGTGGTTTAATGAGAAAAAGGGCTATGGTTTTATTAGCATGGATGAAGGCCAGGACGTCTTTGTTCACTATAGCTCCATTCTCGGCAGTGGTTTTAAGTCGCTATATGAAGGCCAGCGGGTTCGATTTGAAGTCGAGGACGGCCAAAAGGGTCCGCAGGCAGTGAACGTTGAAACCACCTAGGTTAAGGGGTTGACAGGCCGCTGTCCCTGGGCCTTTGGGCTTAAGTTTAAGGTTTGGGTTCACAGAAGTTAGGGTCAGATCCGAAATGTGTTGACGGGGAGATGAGCCCGGCAAGTCTAGAAACAACTGAAGAACCCTGTCATCAAAGATGACAGGGTTCTTCAATTTAGAGCATATGATGCCAGCAATCAGAACGGTATCTCGAACCGAGTGCATTCGCTGCGGGACCTGTTGTATGAAAGGAGGCCCCGCCCTCCACGAGGAAGACGCCACACTATTTGCCAAAGGTATCTTGGAAAGGGCCCATGTTTATACTCTGAGAAAAGGGGAGCTCGTTCGGAACATTGATGAGGTTTTCATGGTCCTTGAACAGGAGATCATCAAGATCAAGGGGCAGGGTGAAGCCTGGACATGTATGTTTTATGAGAACGAAAAAACGGCCTGCGGGATTTATGAAAACAGACCAGTTGAGTGCCGGGCCTTGAAATGCTGGGATTTGCGGGAATTCAAGGAGGTCATGACCAGGCCGTATCTTCAAAGAAAGGATCTGGTGAAGCCGGACGACGGCATCCTTAAGGTGATGGATGCCCACGAAAGACGATGCGCGTATGAGATTCTGGACTCAGCAGTTAAGGGGTTGGAGGGGCCGGATCCCAGGAAAGCAGTGGAAGTAATTCTTGAACTCTTGCAATATGACAACTATGTGCGGCCTTTCTTGACAGATAAGCTCAATCTGGATCCGAGCATAATGGATTTCTTCTTCGGCAGGCCTCTTACGACCACTATCCGCATGTTCGGGCTGTGTGTCAAGCAAGAAGGAGACACCTTCACTCTGTCGCCGACGGCACACCACCGGGATTAGAGTCTTTGAACAGACGATTCTCTTTTCTTCAATATTTTTTTCAACTTCCTCTTGTAAAGCTCCCGCTTGAGCTTGCTTATATGATCAATAAAGAGAGTGCCGTTCAGATGATCAATCTCATGTTGGAGCACAATAGCGGGGAGACCTTCCTTTATGAGAGTGATCGGGTTCTCTTCCCTGTCAAGGCCCTTTACGGTGACGCACTCCGCGCGCTTGATTTCTGCTGAATAGTCAAGAACACTGAGGCAGCCTTCTTCGCTTACCACCGCGCCATCTGCCTCGACGATTTCAGGGTTGATCACAACGACAAGATCATGGGGTTCGTTCTTGGGTGAGATATCAAAGATGATGACGCGACATGGTTCTCCCACCTGGTTGCTTGCGAGGCCGATGCCAGGCGCATGGTACATGGTGTCGGCCATGTCATCAATGAGCTGTTGGACCTTTCCGTCAATATTCGTGACAGGCTCGGCCCGCTCGCGAAGAACCGTATCAGGGTAGGTGATAATTTTTCTTAGGGGCATTGTGTGTTTATTTCATCCTGGAAAACCTGGTCCCTGGACTAGTGCTCCGTCTCTTTATTAAGGTGTCATTTCGACCAGAGGGAGAAAGCTTTACAACTACTTGATATAATAAGATTGCTCCCTGGCCCAGACCGGGTTCATATGCCGCCTTCGCCATAGTCCGCCTGAGGCGGACGACGGCTGAAATAGCATCGGTTATTATTCTCATGTCGCGCCAGGGCGGGCGCTTGGCTCGAAATGACATGATTGTAACGTTATTCAAATAACATCCTACTAGGCCAGAGCGACCTCCCTGAGGGCAGCCATGATCCTATCCGGCTCATCCATGCCGTAGATTTCAGTGTCGAACCTGGCACCCAGACCCAGTTTGTCCTCGGCCACATCCTTCATCTCAGGACCCAAGATGACGAGGTCCGTGTAAGGAAGAACAGAGGATAACACGGTTACGTCCTGTGGACCGGTCGCTCTCTGCAAGCCATCTTCATGACTCACTGCAAGAGCATTCCACAAGTCCCGTTTGATTCTGATAGCCGGGACATCTCTGAAGTGTTCGGATTCGTAAAAGGGTATCAGCCCTTCCAGGCCTTCCGGCTTTCCACGATAGTGGTTCCACAAGGCAATGGCCAGATCAACCTTCTGTCCTGCCCAGAAACCGTTCAAATGTCGCTCTTGTGCGTGCGCCACCATCGTCTGATACTTCATGCCCAGTCTGACCAGATCCCTCAAATGCCGTGTGGATCGCTGTTGCAATTGCTGCTCATGCTTGAGTGCGGTTTCGTCGTACCTAATCCTGAGCCGTGTTGACAGGGAGGCAGGCCTCTCTTCTGCACCCGGCTTGTCGCAAAGGGCCAAAACACTTCCAAACTCAATGGACGAGCGTTTCTTCATAATTGCGCGGACCGTTTGTTCCTGAAAAGCGTCTTTCCAGAACTTCCGGTGGGTTAGATGGCCGTTTGCGTTGATGAAGCCACGAAGCGCCCTGAAGATCTGAAAGTCCTCAATGGTCTGGCTGTGTTTGAATGAGAGGCCTTGTGAGAGCTGTCTTATGACATTGAGACCTTCTCTGGCTTGACGGCCTCCCATCTGGAGAGCTTCGCGATGGAAGGTGTCTTCGAGGCATACGAGCTTTCTGTCCTTGACGAGGGCCAAGATCTCTTCGTACAAGGCCTTTGAGTTTTCTGCCGTCGAGTTCAATGGTGGCTGCCCTAGCCCGTATCTGATGAGGTTTTCAATGACAGGGGTATCCAGATAGAGCACTGGCAGTGGAGAGCGTTCCCCCCGAACTAGGGAAAGCTTGCGGCTCAACAGCTTTCTTTCCTGACCTTCAGGGAGGGAATCAATCCTCTGTCTCACGCTGGCATCAAGTTGATCAAACATCTCATCAGCGTATGCACGGGCCCCTTTGTCAAGGCGCTTATAATGCTTTACGACATATTCATGCAGTTGCTGCCACAAATAATCGGACAGCCCATCTTGCCTGGTGGGACCATCTGAAGACAACCTGTCCAAATATTGCCTTATGTGCTTTTTTGTAATCACGGCATCACAACGCTATTCGCTGGTTTCACTCACGGTGACCTCATGAATCATCTTGTCTTCTGAGCCGAAGTGTCGGCACAGGGTGTCGAAGATCTCAGCTCCATGCTCGACAAAATAGCAACTCTCAAAGACCTTGGGATCCGCCATGCCTTCAGATGCCAGGTGGTTTAGCCAGTCGCGCAGGGGCTCATAAAACTCTCCAACAAATATTTGGGGCTTATAATGTCCGATACCGAGTTTCTTCTTCACAAAAGTGATGGCATTTTCAAGGTTTGTGCCTACGCCGCCTTTGAAATAGATGTCTGCCTCTGTGGTTTCAGATAGAATCTCCTGTCTTTCCAGCAAGTCATTTCTGGCCAGATACGCCGCAAAATCCACGTGGGGATCGATGTCTACGCCGGGGATTTTCCAGTACACGGCCCCGGAAAGCATGCCAAGAGAAGCTGTGGTTTCGGAGACAAATGACATAACGCTGCCCGTATTGCCTCCTGTGAGGATACCGCAAATACCGCCGTGGAAATCCTTGAAGGAGTTAATGCTGTCCACAATTTCTTTCTGCGTCTCAGCATCCACATTCCCTGCTGTTCCGTAGAACGCTGCCAGCTTTCTTGAGCTAAAGGCCTCATTGAAAGACGGTATCACGGAAGACCTCATAAAGAAGTGCTTATACAGGACGAGGTCCCCTTGCAAGGGGTTTTTCCAGTAGATAGCGACGCCCATATCCTGTAGGGTATTCATAAAGACGAGGTCTTCGGATCTGAAAAAGTACTCCTCTTCAGGTGCCTTCCTGAAGGTCAAATCCTTGATAAGTCCCAGATCAGCGGCTACAATAAGATAAGACGCACGGAGTCGGCTGGGGAAATCCTGAAGCACGAGAGATGTGTTCGGCTGCAGCTCGTCTAACAGTTGATTGCAGTTTTGGTTCAGCTTGATGAATCTTTGTCCCTCGGCCTCACTGATGGCCGCAACGGTGTTTTCATCCACTGACCGCTCCTCGTAAAGTCTTTCCAAGGCTGAGGACTTCAGGTCAATATAGAACCTTTCTCTTACACTGTGTTGTGCCACGGCTGGTTTGTAGACTTCGAAGTGCACCGTTTCTTTGACGATGTTTTCTGCTCCCCCAATAAGCTCCAGATATATGATGCCATTAGTGTGTTTGCTACCTACCCTGGCATCCGTGTGCTCGGGGTCCAGAATGTAAATCTCGTTTTGTTGTGTAAAAAGGCTCGTGTGGGATATGACCCCGCTTCCGGCAGGGACGATGACCCGGTCCACCTTCTGCTCAGGCTGGACAAAATAGAGATCTTCACGGGGAATTCTTTTCAGCACGGCAGCTTTTAGATAATGGGGTGTCAAGACCCTCGGATTGGGAAGATGGACAAATGGCATCACAGGCACAGCCAGAATGCCCCCCTCCAGCACTTTGGTTCCCTTGGGTACAATGATGGTGCGGTTTGAGATCAGGTTAATGAGTTCCTCTGCAGAATACTTGAGTTCAGGGTTTCTCAAATAGATTTTGCCCACCTCAAGTCCAGGTGCCATCAACTGGTCAATGGTGAGGCCTGCGGAATATTCAGGTATGTAGAACCATAACCTGGCTTCATAGGAGATCCTTTTCCCATTCAGTTCAAATTGGCCCAGTTTTTCCTGGTTAATGCCCAGCCTGGCCTTTGTGCTGTGCAGGTCAGTCGTGAGGCAGTCCTGGTTGCGCAAGAAATACTGCATCTGTTCCTCATCAAGGTCTGCCGAAATCAGCGCAAGAACCTCAGAGTCAT
This portion of the Deltaproteobacteria bacterium genome encodes:
- a CDS encoding TusE/DsrC/DsvC family sulfur relay protein → MPEIEFAGKTFNVDEDGFIDDFGNWCPEWVQYVKSTEGIEELNDEHWKCVTFLQDYYKKNGIAPMVRVFSKVTGYKLKHIYELFPSGPGKGACKMAGLPKPTGCV
- a CDS encoding YkgJ family cysteine cluster protein, giving the protein MKGGPALHEEDATLFAKGILERAHVYTLRKGELVRNIDEVFMVLEQEIIKIKGQGEAWTCMFYENEKTACGIYENRPVECRALKCWDLREFKEVMTRPYLQRKDLVKPDDGILKVMDAHERRCAYEILDSAVKGLEGPDPRKAVEVILELLQYDNYVRPFLTDKLNLDPSIMDFFFGRPLTTTIRMFGLCVKQEGDTFTLSPTAHHRD
- a CDS encoding LOG family protein, with amino-acid sequence MSLNESPDCKIEKIISADDSEVLALISADLDEEQMQYFLRNQDCLTTDLHSTKARLGINQEKLGQFELNGKRISYEARLWFYIPEYSAGLTIDQLMAPGLEVGKIYLRNPELKYSAEELINLISNRTIIVPKGTKVLEGGILAVPVMPFVHLPNPRVLTPHYLKAAVLKRIPREDLYFVQPEQKVDRVIVPAGSGVISHTSLFTQQNEIYILDPEHTDARVGSKHTNGIIYLELIGGAENIVKETVHFEVYKPAVAQHSVRERFYIDLKSSALERLYEERSVDENTVAAISEAEGQRFIKLNQNCNQLLDELQPNTSLVLQDFPSRLRASYLIVAADLGLIKDLTFRKAPEEEYFFRSEDLVFMNTLQDMGVAIYWKNPLQGDLVLYKHFFMRSSVIPSFNEAFSSRKLAAFYGTAGNVDAETQKEIVDSINSFKDFHGGICGILTGGNTGSVMSFVSETTASLGMLSGAVYWKIPGVDIDPHVDFAAYLARNDLLERQEILSETTEADIYFKGGVGTNLENAITFVKKKLGIGHYKPQIFVGEFYEPLRDWLNHLASEGMADPKVFESCYFVEHGAEIFDTLCRHFGSEDKMIHEVTVSETSE
- the def gene encoding peptide deformylase; this encodes MPLRKIITYPDTVLRERAEPVTNIDGKVQQLIDDMADTMYHAPGIGLASNQVGEPCRVIIFDISPKNEPHDLVVVINPEIVEADGAVVSEEGCLSVLDYSAEIKRAECVTVKGLDREENPITLIKEGLPAIVLQHEIDHLNGTLFIDHISKLKRELYKRKLKKILKKRESSVQRL
- the rsmI gene encoding 16S rRNA (cytidine(1402)-2'-O)-methyltransferase; translation: MPSPRSSGTLFVVATPIGNMEDITLRAIRTLTEVDLIAAEDTRQTRKLLSRYEISTPFVSYHDHNKEKRTPELLQKLKAGASIALVTDSGTPSISDPGYCLVRAAIQEAVPVVPIPGASAVVTALSVCGLPTDSYVFVGFVSRKSGKRKLLLDRLALEPSTLIFYESPKRLLDLMREILDVMGNREAVVARELTKLHEEVLRGPLNTMVKEISARLSLKGECTLLVSGWHKAGEVDLETIRNHLRRLGMEKALSLSDRAKEVARKYSLSRKVVYEEALKLEKEG
- the pyrR gene encoding bifunctional pyr operon transcriptional regulator/uracil phosphoribosyltransferase PyrR; amino-acid sequence: MTTEQVILQSPDIDRILARMAYEILEKHRGAKNLVIIGIRTGGVFLADRMAARILSFDGTNIPRGDLDITLYRDDWTRIGHQPIVQKTELPFSLDGKQVILVDDVLFTGRTVRAAMDALMDFGRPDRIELAVLVDRGHRELPIEANYVGKHVETIHDTMVNVYLKEKAGRDEVTVTSQ
- a CDS encoding zinc ribbon domain-containing protein — its product is MPIYEFYCKDCNTIFSFFSKSVNTTKLPLCPGCKRMKLERQMSTFARLTGAQDEGETDDLPIDEAKMERAMDMLAREAEGINEDDPRQAARLMRKLTDATGASLGPGMEEALKRLEAGEDPEQIEAELGDIMEEEEPFMFGGKKGKRVKGGRPRHDETLYEL
- a CDS encoding cold-shock protein — encoded protein: MAEGTVKWFNEKKGYGFISMDEGQDVFVHYSSILGSGFKSLYEGQRVRFEVEDGQKGPQAVNVETT